In Oscillatoria sp. FACHB-1406, the DNA window CGTGCAGAAAGTGGCGATGGTGTTCCAAGGGCGAACGGGGGAATTAATCGATATTCTCAATACACAGATGGAAGCCGCCGCAGAAGCCTTAAACTTCGAGACAGCGGCGAGGATTCGCGACCAAATACAGGGATTGAAATCGCTGCACGCGGATCAAAAAGTTTCCTTACCCGACGATACCATCTCCCGCGATGCGATCGCGCTAGCCGCCGACGAAAAACGCTGCTGCATCCAACTGTTCCAAATCCGCGCCGGAAAACTTGTCGGACGCTTGGGCTACTTTGCCGAAGTCCCTAGCGCTGATAGTTTCGAGCCGGGAACCATTCTCCAGCGCGTCCTCGAAGAACATTATAGCCTTGTCGATCCCGTCGAAATTCCCAGCGAAATTTTAGTGCAACACGAACTCCCCGATAGCGAAATCCTCGGCGATGGATTAAGCCAGCGCAAAGGGCGAAAAGTCAGCATTATTTCGCCGCAGCGCCAAATTAAGGCAGAATTAATAGAGATGGTGGAACGGAATGCGCGTTACGAACTCGAAGGAGCGCAACGAGAAGGCGATCGCAACGAACAAGCCTTGCAAGATTTAGCCGAAATTCTCGATTTACCCGAACTCCCCAAACGCATCGAAGGCTACGACATCTCCCACATCCAAGGTTCCAATGCCGTCGCCTCCCAAGTCGTCTTCATCGACGGGATTGCCGCCAACCAACACTACCGCCACTACAAAATCAAAAATCCTGAAGTCACCATCGGACATTCTGACGACTTCGCCTCTCTAGCTGAAGTTCTCGGCCGTCGCTTCCGCAAATACCTGCAAGATCCCAGTTTACCGCGCCAGGGCGACCCCGACTTTCCCGATTTAGTGATGATAGATGGGGGGAAAGGACAACTTTCTGCTGTCGTTACCGTGCTGCAAACCGATACGAACGGGACAATTTTAGAAGACTTAAAAATCGTCAGCCTCGCCAAACAACGCGAAGAAATCTTTTTACCGGGCGAATCTTTACCGTTACCGACTGAAGCCGAACAACCGGGCGTACAACTGCTGCGACGAGTGCGAGATGAAGCACACAGATTTGCCGTCAGTTTCCACCGCCAACAACGCTTAAAACAGGGCAGGCGATCGCGTCTCGACGAAATTCCCGGACTCGGTTTCGAGCGCCAAAAACAACTGCTCGCCCACTTCCACTCTATTGATTATATTCGCGAAGCGAGCGCCGAGCAATTAACGGCTGCCCCCGGAATTGGCCCGCGTTTGGCACAGGAGATTTTTGAATATTTCCATCCGAATCAAGAATAGTTTCTTTGCCCGTAATTCCGAATGATGGGGTTAATAATTTTGCGGGTTGAACGGTGGATTAATTTTTAATTTTTAATTTTTAATTTTTCCACCCGTAATGTCCGCAATCGATTTAAAGCTGCCGCTAGTTCAAAACGGCGGAATCCAGCCAAGTCGCCACGCGGAAAGTCGTCAATCGCATCGAGTCCTTGTGCTTCGAGATCTGCAAAGATGCGATCGATAATTTCTGCTAGGGTTCTTTTGCCGTCGATATAGCAATCTTTAGCATAAACGAGAGCCGCCGCGATCGCGCGCAATTGTCCCGCATCGACAAGCTGTTCCACCGCCGCTAAATCGATGTCCTCCGTACCAAACGCCACTTCATCAACATCGCGCACCTTAACTTTTACCGCCCGGTTGCCGCGACTGGGATCGATACTGCTAGCAATGGGAATTCTGGGGGTAATGCGCCCAAATCTCTCGCCGCCCTCGCACTGGCGTTCGCTGGCGTATTCTTTCGCAATCGCTTTGGCTTCAGCGGTGACATCGCGCGCTTGAAAGTTATCCATCGCAATGACGATATCGGCGACTTCAAAATAATCGCCGCTTCCGCCCATCACCAGCAAGGTAGATACGCCATAGTCGCTGTAGAGTTGGCGAACTTTATCGATGAAAGGGGTAATCGGTTCTTTGTCTTTGGCGATGAGTTGCTGCATCCGGCGATCGCGAATCATTAAATTCGTTGCCGCCGTATCCTCATCTATCAATAATACCTCCGCGCCCGCCTCCAACGCTTCGATAATATTCGCCGCTTGAGACGTGCTACCGCTGGCATTGGTGGTAGAAAAATTTAGCGTCGAACTGCCACCCGGTAAGTTATCGATAAAGGGCGAAATATCAGTTCCAACGATGCTGCGCCCGTCTTCAGCGCGAATTTTCATCGCAGCGGGGTGAGTAACGACGAATTCGCGCCCATCCCCCGGAATGCGATTGTATACGCCCAACGCGATCGCGCGCAACAAGGTAGACTTACCGTGATAGCCGCCGCCCACAATCAGCGTCACGCCCGCCGGAATGCCCATCCCGGCAATCTTACCGCGATTGGGACAATCGAACTCGACTTGTAGCGAGGGGGGCGATTGGAAAGGAAGCGCCCCTTCCTTTAAAGGACGTTCGTCTACGCCACTCCGTCGGGGTAAAATTGCACCGTTCGCCACAAAAGCCACTAAATTTCGCCGCACTAACTCCTCGCGCAACCAATCGGCATCTTCCACCGTTTCGACGTGCTGTTGTAGCGCTTTCGCATCAACAGCAATATATTGCAGCGCGCCGCGCACAATATTAGGGATATCTTCGCATAATAATTCTGCCGCTTGTCTGCCGAGAATTTGACGGCCGCGCGCGGGCAATCCAACAACAAATCGCGCTTCAATCTCGCCCTCATTGACTAAAATCGCCGTTCTCGCCAGCACTTCTTGCCCGAGGTGGGCGATGGCAATGAGTCCGCTTTTCCCCGTACCGCGATGCGAACTGAGTTTTTGGGCGACGCACTCGAAGCGGCGGGCGAGATAGTCTCGCAGGGCGATTTCGCGGCTGGGGGAGGCATAAAGTTGGGGGGGCAATTGGGCAAAATTTTGGGGAACCTGCACTCGCAACTGACTGGGAGAGGCAAAAGGATCGCCTTGAACGCGATCGATAATCAGGGTAAATTCTGGAAAAGAATAGCGCCCCTTAATATCTTTGTAAGCTTTATAACCCCTAGCGTCTAAGTCGAGGAGTGTACTGTAAAGAGAGGAGGAGTCGCGCATTGAGGTTCGCCTATTTCACCTTCAGGATGGTCATTCCCAAACCGTAATTTTAGCTTATAGCGTCAGGTCTAGCTTTTATCGCGATCGCGAGTTCCCTTGTTGGAAGAGAGGGCTGCAAAGGCGGGCTACCATCGTTCTCATCACTCATCTTTGGGATTATATCTTGGGAATGATGTTTTTTTGAAATGCAATTAGTATCTTTGTAAGTAACAAACGAAACAAACACAAATTTCCTTGGAGGCGAAAGTAGAAATCATGAATATTATTGCATGGGTAGTTTTAGGTTTATTGGCTGGCGCGATCGCTAAAGCAATCTATCCCGGTCATCAAGGCGGCGGTATTCTCGGAACAATTTTACTCGGTGTTATTGGTGCTTTTGTTGGTGGTAGCTTAGCGATGTTCCTCGAAACTGGGAAGCTCGCTTTAGCTTCAAGCGCTCTGAGCATTCCGGGCGTAGCTTTAGCCGTTCTTGGTGCTATTATCGCTATCTTCATTTGGAACGCTATTTCTCGTTCGTCGGCTGTTTAAAACTTAATCTTGATTCAATCGAGCTTCATAACAGAAATTTGCTTAGATTGAAACATTTCAAATCATTTACCCACTCAATATAGAACAATTTTTGGGAGAAAATTCATGGTTGGATACGATCGTCGCGCTGTAGGTGTATTTTCAACTCGTCACGCTGCTGAAGCCGCTCTGCAAGAGCTAAGAAGCGCAGGGTTCCGCATGGACAATGTTTCTATCATTGCTCGCAATTCAGATGAAGGTGATATCGCTGACGTTGCGGTAACGGAAGATGTCGGCAATAAAGCAGACGAAGGCGCTGCTAAGGGCGCTGCTACAGGTGGTACTTTAGGCGGTTTGACGGGATTGTTAGTCGGTTTAGGAACCCTAGCGATTCCGGGAGTAGGACCAGTGATGTTAGCTGGAGCAACCGCGACTGCTTTGGCAACTACAGTAGCAGGTGGCGCTCTCGGTGCAGCCGCTGGTGGATTAATCGGTGCTTTAGTTGGTTTGGGTATTCCTGAAGATAGAGCCGTCGTTTATAACGACCGTTTAGGAAGAGGTCATTATGTTGTAGTCGTTGACGGTACAGAAGCCGAAGTTCGACAAGCAGAAGCAGTTCTCAGCACTCGCGGCGTTGAAGAGTGGGGCGTTTACGATACCAATGTTAAACCGCTTCCGGAAGGTGGCTCGCGGCTTATGTAGCTAACAAGTAGAAGGTTGCTGTGTTAACAATCAACCACTTGTTCTACAATAGGGCTTCAATTATCGGCAAGGAGAATTAAATAGATGAAAAAGTTTGTTCCTTATTTACTAAGTAGTGTTCTGTTGTTAGGTACAGTCGCTTGCAGCGGTGCTAAAACGAGCGCTGATGCACCCAATACAACAAGTGGTAGTGGTGGCGATTTAACAGCGACAGATAAGACGCAGAATGCTCAAGACGCAACCAATCCAGTGCGCGAAAAGCAGATTGAATCTGACAAGCGCGCGATCGAGCAACGCAATACTGCGGCTGGAAGCCCTGGTGAACTCGCAGATAATGATATTTCTAGCTTAGTTCGCAATGAGTTAGAAAAATCGATTCCCGGCAGCCAGTTATTAGTTGAATCGAAAGATGGTGCTGTCACCGTATCCGGTAAAGTTGCTACAGATGCCGAACTGAAGAAAATTGAACCCACTGTTAAAACAGTTAAAGGGGTCAAGGGCGTAACAGTAAAAGCAACGGTTGGCAAATAGATAGAAGAATAGAGAGAAGTGAGTATTTCGTACTTCTCTCAACCTTAGAGGGGTATTGCAAGGCAATATCCCTTTTTAATTGTCGTAAGCTGGAAAAGATAAGCCTTTCAAGGTTTTCATGGCTTCTAATTCCGTTAAACCCTTACTTTGGACTAATACGCCAAAACCGCCTAAACCCGACGGATCGATGAGTTGATGCAGGGCATCTCTTCGTTGCAATATCTGTTGGAGGTTAAATTTGCCGCTAGAAAGTTCGGCGAGGCGATCGCTTAATCCTAAAGCCATTAAAAACAATCCCTGTTGCGTAAAACCGACAGTCTTTAATCCGCGTAATTCCCCCTGACGTTCTAAAGCGGTAAAGTCAACATGAGCGGTTAGATCTTGCTGTCCGAGGTTAACGTAGGGGTTGTTGTGGTGACGATGTTGGAAGTAACATTGGAGCGTTCCTTGCGATCGCGTCGGTTGATAGTAGCGCTGCGCCGTATAACCGTAGTCAACCGTAACAAGATAGCCTC includes these proteins:
- the uvrC gene encoding excinuclease ABC subunit UvrC, whose protein sequence is MLPTPLVKVPERLETRLKEIPAEPGIYLMKDATDGILYIGKSKKLRSRVRSYFRDSQRLSDRIAMMVRQVCAIEFIVTDSEAEALALESNLVKLHQPYFNVLLKDDKRYPYVCITWSEDYPRIFITRKRRASNAQDRYYGPYVDVRLLRQTLYIIKRIFPLRQRPKPLFKDRPCLNYDMGRCPGVCQAMISSEDYHKTVQKVAMVFQGRTGELIDILNTQMEAAAEALNFETAARIRDQIQGLKSLHADQKVSLPDDTISRDAIALAADEKRCCIQLFQIRAGKLVGRLGYFAEVPSADSFEPGTILQRVLEEHYSLVDPVEIPSEILVQHELPDSEILGDGLSQRKGRKVSIISPQRQIKAELIEMVERNARYELEGAQREGDRNEQALQDLAEILDLPELPKRIEGYDISHIQGSNAVASQVVFIDGIAANQHYRHYKIKNPEVTIGHSDDFASLAEVLGRRFRKYLQDPSLPRQGDPDFPDLVMIDGGKGQLSAVVTVLQTDTNGTILEDLKIVSLAKQREEIFLPGESLPLPTEAEQPGVQLLRRVRDEAHRFAVSFHRQQRLKQGRRSRLDEIPGLGFERQKQLLAHFHSIDYIREASAEQLTAAPGIGPRLAQEIFEYFHPNQE
- a CDS encoding ABC-ATPase domain-containing protein, with the protein product MRDSSSLYSTLLDLDARGYKAYKDIKGRYSFPEFTLIIDRVQGDPFASPSQLRVQVPQNFAQLPPQLYASPSREIALRDYLARRFECVAQKLSSHRGTGKSGLIAIAHLGQEVLARTAILVNEGEIEARFVVGLPARGRQILGRQAAELLCEDIPNIVRGALQYIAVDAKALQQHVETVEDADWLREELVRRNLVAFVANGAILPRRSGVDERPLKEGALPFQSPPSLQVEFDCPNRGKIAGMGIPAGVTLIVGGGYHGKSTLLRAIALGVYNRIPGDGREFVVTHPAAMKIRAEDGRSIVGTDISPFIDNLPGGSSTLNFSTTNASGSTSQAANIIEALEAGAEVLLIDEDTAATNLMIRDRRMQQLIAKDKEPITPFIDKVRQLYSDYGVSTLLVMGGSGDYFEVADIVIAMDNFQARDVTAEAKAIAKEYASERQCEGGERFGRITPRIPIASSIDPSRGNRAVKVKVRDVDEVAFGTEDIDLAAVEQLVDAGQLRAIAAALVYAKDCYIDGKRTLAEIIDRIFADLEAQGLDAIDDFPRGDLAGFRRFELAAALNRLRTLRVEKLKIKN
- a CDS encoding GlsB/YeaQ/YmgE family stress response membrane protein, which encodes MNIIAWVVLGLLAGAIAKAIYPGHQGGGILGTILLGVIGAFVGGSLAMFLETGKLALASSALSIPGVALAVLGAIIAIFIWNAISRSSAV
- a CDS encoding general stress protein is translated as MVGYDRRAVGVFSTRHAAEAALQELRSAGFRMDNVSIIARNSDEGDIADVAVTEDVGNKADEGAAKGAATGGTLGGLTGLLVGLGTLAIPGVGPVMLAGATATALATTVAGGALGAAAGGLIGALVGLGIPEDRAVVYNDRLGRGHYVVVVDGTEAEVRQAEAVLSTRGVEEWGVYDTNVKPLPEGGSRLM
- a CDS encoding BON domain-containing protein, which gives rise to MKKFVPYLLSSVLLLGTVACSGAKTSADAPNTTSGSGGDLTATDKTQNAQDATNPVREKQIESDKRAIEQRNTAAGSPGELADNDISSLVRNELEKSIPGSQLLVESKDGAVTVSGKVATDAELKKIEPTVKTVKGVKGVTVKATVGK